The proteins below are encoded in one region of Alistipes communis:
- a CDS encoding murein hydrolase activator EnvC family protein: MTRFALILGLLLCLTVPAAGQKGDLQRQIAEKQRAIDALEKQIARGEQELTSIKKGKNSEQQSVQRLSRQIASRRQLLDETESQLSLLAEQLAASDSTAGALNVRLERYRAQYAAMVREAYRNYKQNSYLTYIFASKDFADVARRIANIRGVAKLREAKLREIAETAQEVGRQQELLAAQQQALDSTRRKIDAQRARYERDQRNAKARLQRMSAREKAVLREKERQEEQLDTAIAELQKLTKGNKAGASFSTRTSNLNLPVEGGRVKRYRDNMAEITGPKGARITAIYEGKVVDVKRNRITNRFDVYIAHGQYITSYANLNSVSVAKGQTVAKNSAIGVIGPAVDIQTMKTEYRLVFGIYPPAGAKKMRASDCFRK, from the coding sequence ATGACACGCTTCGCACTGATCCTCGGCTTGCTGCTCTGTCTGACCGTTCCGGCAGCAGGGCAAAAGGGCGACCTGCAACGGCAGATCGCCGAGAAGCAGCGTGCCATCGATGCGCTCGAAAAGCAGATCGCACGCGGCGAACAGGAGCTCACCTCGATCAAGAAGGGCAAGAATTCGGAACAGCAGAGCGTGCAGCGGCTCTCGCGGCAGATCGCATCGCGCCGCCAGTTGCTCGACGAAACCGAAAGCCAGCTGTCGCTGCTCGCCGAACAACTCGCCGCGAGCGACAGCACGGCCGGTGCACTCAACGTCCGGCTGGAACGCTACCGCGCCCAATATGCGGCGATGGTACGCGAAGCCTACCGCAACTACAAGCAGAACAGCTACCTGACCTATATCTTCGCCTCGAAGGATTTCGCCGACGTGGCGCGTCGCATCGCCAACATCCGCGGCGTGGCCAAACTGCGCGAAGCGAAGCTGCGCGAGATCGCCGAGACAGCGCAGGAGGTGGGACGGCAGCAGGAGCTGCTCGCCGCGCAGCAGCAGGCGCTCGACTCCACACGCCGCAAGATCGACGCCCAACGGGCCCGTTACGAACGCGACCAGCGCAACGCCAAGGCACGCCTGCAACGCATGTCGGCGCGCGAAAAGGCCGTATTGCGCGAAAAGGAGCGGCAGGAGGAGCAGCTCGACACGGCCATCGCCGAATTGCAGAAACTCACCAAGGGCAACAAGGCGGGAGCCTCGTTCTCCACGCGCACGTCGAACCTGAACCTTCCCGTCGAGGGCGGGCGCGTGAAACGCTACCGCGACAACATGGCCGAGATCACGGGTCCCAAGGGAGCACGCATCACGGCCATCTACGAAGGGAAGGTGGTCGACGTGAAGCGCAATCGCATCACCAACCGATTCGACGTCTACATCGCCCACGGCCAGTACATCACCTCCTACGCCAACCTCAATTCGGTGAGCGTCGCCAAGGGGCAGACAGTGGCCAAAAACAGCGCGATCGGCGTCATCGGCCCCGCGGTCGACATCCAGACCATGAAGACCGAATACAGGCTCGTATTCGGCATCTATCCGCCCGCAGGAGCCAAGAAGATGCGCGCCTCGGACTGTTTCCGCAAATAA
- a CDS encoding GNAT family N-acetyltransferase gives MIRIEIERLILRPFSDGDLSALFMLLSDEEVTAFLPMFPLKDMAEARSYLRYIETWIRNGGFYYAICLKDSDLAVGCIHVSGDDSHDLGYCIRKEFWHNGFCTESCRAVVDLLRRMGLPYITATHDVNNPRSGRVMQAIGMHYCYSYEELWQPKNFPVIFRMYQLNLDGQMDRVYREYWDRYPVHFVETF, from the coding sequence ATGATTCGTATTGAGATCGAGCGGTTGATTTTACGCCCTTTTTCTGACGGCGATTTGTCCGCTTTATTCATGCTTTTAAGCGACGAAGAGGTCACTGCCTTTCTGCCGATGTTCCCGTTAAAAGATATGGCGGAAGCTCGGTCTTACCTCCGGTATATCGAGACGTGGATTCGAAACGGCGGTTTTTATTATGCGATTTGCCTGAAAGATAGCGATTTAGCTGTTGGTTGCATTCATGTGAGCGGTGACGATAGCCATGATCTGGGGTACTGCATTCGCAAAGAGTTCTGGCATAATGGGTTCTGCACGGAGTCTTGTCGGGCTGTCGTCGACCTGCTGCGGCGTATGGGGCTTCCCTATATTACGGCGACACACGATGTGAACAATCCGCGAAGCGGAAGGGTGATGCAGGCCATAGGGATGCATTATTGTTATTCTTATGAGGAGTTGTGGCAACCCAAGAATTTTCCGGTTATCTTTCGTATGTATCAGTTGAATTTAGACGGACAGATGGACCGGGTGTATCGTGAGTATTGGGATCGCTATCCGGTGCATTTCGTCGAGACATTTTGA
- the mnmG gene encoding tRNA uridine-5-carboxymethylaminomethyl(34) synthesis enzyme MnmG has protein sequence MTLDYDILVIGGGHAGCEAASAAARMGSRTLLLTMNMTKLANMSCNPAVGGVAKGQIVREIDALGGRTARITDRTTLQFRMLNRSKGAAMWSPRAQCDKGRFSAEWRHELENTQNLYIWQDTAAELLFDTAGERPRVTGVRTCMGVEFTARAVILTAGTFLDGMMYCGEAHAPGGRAGDPASTGITASLAAMGFETGRMKTGTPARLDARTIDFEALEPQYGDENPSKFSFSTDTQQVKHQSPCFLVYTSPEVHATLRTGFDRSPLFNGTIHGIGPRYCPSIEDKLRTFADKEQHQLFLEPEGDNTNEYYLNGFSSSLPWEVQYEALHRIRGLEDVHIFRPGYAIEYDYFPPTQLRHTLETKLVDGLYFAGQVNGTTGYEEAAAQGLLAGINAHRKRVGESAIVLQRDEAYIGVLIDDLVTKGVDEPYRMFTSRAEYRILLRQDNADLRLTPLGHEIGLISEKDFANFERKKSCVESLISFARRTSVRAGEIDDYLKSVDSEPMKQGRKLYDILLRNEITFAGLSRVLPKLAQLIEEEGMTTEAIEEAEIQIKYNGYIQREKFIAEKLHRLENIAIPADFDYHSMQSLTIEARQKLTRIRPTTIGQASRIPGVSPADVNVLLVKFGR, from the coding sequence ATGACGCTCGACTACGATATTCTGGTCATCGGCGGCGGCCACGCCGGCTGCGAAGCCGCTTCGGCGGCGGCGCGCATGGGTTCGCGCACGCTGCTCCTAACGATGAACATGACCAAGCTGGCCAACATGTCGTGCAACCCCGCCGTGGGAGGCGTGGCCAAGGGGCAGATCGTCCGCGAAATCGACGCGCTGGGCGGCCGCACGGCGCGTATCACCGACCGCACGACACTCCAATTCCGGATGCTCAACCGCTCGAAGGGAGCGGCCATGTGGAGCCCGCGCGCGCAGTGCGACAAAGGCCGTTTTTCGGCCGAATGGCGGCACGAACTGGAAAATACGCAGAACCTCTATATCTGGCAGGATACGGCCGCAGAACTGCTCTTCGACACGGCAGGGGAGCGTCCCCGCGTGACGGGCGTGCGCACGTGCATGGGCGTCGAGTTCACGGCGCGCGCCGTAATCCTCACGGCCGGCACCTTCCTCGACGGCATGATGTACTGCGGCGAAGCGCACGCGCCGGGCGGACGCGCCGGCGATCCCGCTTCGACGGGCATCACCGCATCGCTCGCCGCGATGGGATTCGAAACGGGGCGCATGAAGACCGGTACCCCCGCACGACTCGACGCCCGCACGATCGACTTCGAGGCATTGGAGCCGCAATACGGCGACGAAAATCCGTCGAAGTTTTCATTTTCCACTGATACACAGCAAGTTAAACATCAAAGTCCCTGTTTTCTGGTCTACACTTCGCCCGAAGTGCACGCCACGTTGCGTACAGGCTTCGACCGGTCGCCGCTCTTCAACGGCACGATCCACGGCATCGGACCGCGTTACTGCCCCTCGATCGAGGACAAGCTGCGCACCTTCGCCGACAAGGAACAGCATCAGTTATTCCTTGAACCAGAAGGAGATAACACCAATGAATACTATCTCAACGGCTTCTCGTCGTCGCTGCCGTGGGAGGTACAGTACGAGGCGCTGCACCGGATCCGGGGGTTGGAGGACGTCCATATCTTCCGGCCCGGCTATGCGATCGAATACGACTACTTCCCGCCCACCCAGTTGCGCCATACGCTCGAAACGAAACTCGTCGACGGACTCTATTTCGCCGGCCAGGTCAACGGCACGACAGGTTACGAGGAGGCTGCGGCGCAAGGCCTGCTGGCAGGGATCAACGCGCATCGCAAACGGGTAGGGGAGTCGGCGATCGTTCTGCAACGCGACGAAGCCTACATCGGCGTGTTGATCGACGATTTGGTGACGAAGGGCGTCGACGAACCTTACCGGATGTTCACCTCGCGCGCCGAGTACCGCATTCTGCTCCGACAGGACAATGCCGACCTGCGACTCACTCCGCTCGGACATGAAATCGGATTGATTTCGGAAAAAGACTTTGCGAATTTCGAGCGAAAAAAGTCGTGCGTAGAATCGCTTATTTCCTTCGCCCGCCGCACGAGCGTGCGTGCAGGCGAAATCGACGACTATCTGAAATCAGTCGATTCCGAACCGATGAAGCAGGGGAGGAAGCTCTACGACATTCTGCTTCGCAATGAAATCACCTTCGCCGGCCTGTCCCGCGTCCTCCCCAAGCTCGCGCAACTGATCGAGGAAGAGGGAATGACGACCGAAGCGATCGAAGAAGCAGAGATCCAGATCAAGTACAACGGATATATCCAGCGGGAAAAATTCATCGCCGAAAAGTTGCATCGGCTCGAAAATATCGCCATCCCTGCCGATTTCGACTATCATTCGATGCAATCGCTCACGATCGAGGCACGGCAGAAACTCACGCGCATCCGCCCGACGACGATCGGCCAAGCTTCGCGTATCCCCGGGGTTTCGCCCGCCGACGTGAATGTCCTGCTTGTAAAATTCGGGAGATAA
- a CDS encoding tetratricopeptide repeat protein produces the protein MRKTLLLLLLTAVFCGAFARKTPQVAPAPQVPDSLRGFYLFTEGIKQAFIERDTAAARASLERSVEADSTYGPAWYELAELLLYNDAPAALRHAERAFRTDTTDKWYLLQLGQAQILNDRYRDAIRTYNRLREVDAQNPDSYRVLAMLYDQEGQPFSAIAVLDSAEVRFGRIDALSELKRRLLVGTRQYDRAVAEAQALIEAAPYKAENYLLLGELYARQKKDSLALVQFAEAYRIDSTSVAVLATYSEFYNERRDYASSLNYTRRLFASDEMPLDDKLAYFDRITGDRNFYSTFYLQINDLATTLAMKYPHDPRVVKLYGDHLIASGQLDDALTYYKTHLDDLPPRIDYFNMVIDIESYKQRPDSVEHYTSRAMKLFPENVDLHLRKGQMLSYAKRYDEALKFYKNSLRLAPGDSLRGAVWGIIGETYHLMGQQALQKQSEDRRPKASLYESRKGPAARCMRKCYDAYDRSLALRYDNAMVLNNYAYFLSLEGRDLERALAMAGRAIVLEENNPTYLDTYAWVLYRLGRYDEAKKTMQQALSLDRSQSPDLQLHYGDILAALGEKFMAEVYWKKALEGGYDDPDAIVERFRRLKEAAQTPAAP, from the coding sequence ATGCGAAAAACACTCCTTCTGCTCCTGCTCACTGCGGTCTTCTGCGGCGCTTTCGCCCGGAAAACCCCGCAGGTCGCGCCGGCGCCGCAGGTGCCCGACTCGCTCCGGGGCTTCTACCTCTTCACCGAAGGGATCAAGCAGGCCTTCATCGAGCGGGACACCGCCGCGGCCCGCGCGTCGCTGGAACGCTCCGTCGAAGCCGATTCGACCTACGGGCCCGCATGGTACGAACTGGCCGAACTGCTGCTTTACAACGATGCTCCCGCCGCCCTGCGCCATGCCGAACGCGCCTTCCGCACCGACACGACCGACAAATGGTACCTGCTGCAACTGGGGCAGGCACAGATTCTCAACGACCGCTACCGCGACGCGATCCGCACCTACAACCGGCTGCGCGAGGTCGACGCGCAGAATCCCGACTCCTACCGCGTGCTGGCGATGCTCTACGACCAGGAGGGGCAGCCCTTCTCGGCGATCGCTGTGCTCGATTCGGCGGAGGTGCGTTTCGGCAGGATCGACGCCCTGTCGGAACTCAAACGCCGCCTGCTGGTGGGAACCCGCCAATACGACCGCGCCGTAGCCGAAGCGCAGGCGCTCATCGAAGCCGCCCCCTACAAGGCCGAGAACTATCTGCTGCTGGGCGAGTTGTATGCCCGCCAGAAGAAAGATTCGCTGGCGCTGGTACAATTCGCCGAGGCCTACCGCATCGATTCGACGAGCGTCGCCGTACTGGCCACGTACAGCGAATTCTACAACGAACGGCGCGACTACGCCTCCTCGCTCAACTACACGCGGCGGCTCTTCGCGAGCGATGAAATGCCGCTCGACGACAAGCTCGCCTATTTCGACCGGATCACCGGCGACCGGAATTTTTACAGCACCTTTTACCTGCAAATCAACGACCTGGCTACGACGCTGGCGATGAAATATCCGCACGATCCGCGCGTGGTGAAGCTCTACGGCGACCACCTGATCGCCTCGGGGCAGCTCGACGACGCGCTGACCTACTACAAGACGCATCTCGACGACCTCCCGCCCCGGATCGACTACTTCAACATGGTGATCGACATCGAGAGCTACAAGCAGCGGCCCGACTCGGTGGAGCACTACACTTCCCGCGCGATGAAGCTCTTCCCCGAAAACGTCGACCTCCACCTGCGCAAGGGACAGATGCTCTCCTACGCCAAACGGTACGACGAAGCGCTGAAATTCTACAAGAACTCGCTCCGCCTGGCACCGGGTGACTCGCTGCGGGGCGCCGTCTGGGGCATCATCGGCGAAACCTATCACCTGATGGGCCAGCAGGCGTTGCAGAAGCAGTCGGAGGATCGACGGCCCAAAGCATCGCTCTACGAAAGCCGCAAAGGCCCCGCGGCACGCTGCATGCGCAAGTGCTACGACGCCTACGACCGTTCGCTCGCGCTGCGTTACGACAACGCGATGGTGCTCAACAACTACGCCTACTTTCTCTCGCTCGAAGGGCGCGACCTGGAACGGGCGCTCGCCATGGCGGGGCGCGCGATCGTGCTCGAAGAGAACAACCCGACCTATCTGGACACCTACGCATGGGTGCTCTACCGGTTGGGACGTTACGACGAAGCGAAGAAAACCATGCAGCAGGCCCTTTCGCTCGACCGCAGCCAAAGTCCCGACCTGCAACTCCACTACGGCGACATCCTGGCCGCGCTGGGCGAGAAGTTCATGGCCGAAGTCTACTGGAAAAAGGCGCTCGAAGGGGGTTACGACGACCCCGACGCGATCGTCGAACGGTTCCGCCGCCTGAAAGAGGCGGCGCAAACGCCCGCCGCGCCATGA
- the ybeY gene encoding rRNA maturation RNase YbeY, with the protein MAVRYHTDGCSYRLPQKRLTAAWLRRVAEQEGYTLAEVDYIFCSAERLLEMNRQYLGHDYFTDVITFDYSDRRGTRTVAGDIFIDVETVADNARIYGATTLQEMRRVVVHGLLHLCGQRDKTPRTERQMHRKEDKYLRFWETPQK; encoded by the coding sequence ATGGCTGTACGATACCATACCGACGGATGCTCCTACCGGCTGCCGCAGAAACGGCTCACCGCCGCGTGGCTGCGGCGCGTGGCCGAACAGGAGGGCTACACGCTCGCCGAGGTCGACTATATCTTCTGCTCGGCCGAGAGGCTGCTCGAAATGAACCGTCAGTACCTCGGACACGACTACTTCACCGACGTCATCACCTTCGATTACAGCGACCGCCGCGGAACACGCACCGTCGCCGGCGACATCTTCATCGACGTGGAGACGGTGGCCGACAACGCCCGCATCTACGGCGCCACGACCTTGCAGGAGATGCGCCGCGTGGTGGTGCACGGACTGCTGCACCTCTGCGGACAGCGCGACAAGACGCCGCGCACCGAGCGGCAGATGCATCGCAAGGAGGACAAATACCTCCGATTCTGGGAGACCCCGCAAAAGTGA
- a CDS encoding patatin-like phospholipase family protein — protein MLRKSLAFVVVALLLAAGASAQSVGLVLSGGGAKGLYHIGVIQALEENEIPIDYVAGTSMGSIIAALYAAGYSPEEMRAIVDSGQVREWVSGRIDSRYASYYRQMQDQPSMLTLRLNLRDEEKRSDAKNKSRLVLPSHLISSSQIDLALAELLTPASTASGGDFDRLMVPFRCVASDLVARKPYVLKTGDLGEAVRASMAIPLAFNPIEKDSMLLYDGGIYDNFPWKPLDETFRPDYLIGSKCTSGNTEPNAKSIMDQVWMLTMEKTDYDMPAGRSTLIERAVDVSMLDFSQADAIIQSGYDDTMALMDSLKSAVPRRMSRGEALRRRAAFRERCPELLFNRYAIEGLNPAQTTYVRDNMQLDHQHDGEPKILSFERVKDKYFSVLADGNFSTEYPYMRYDPKSGYYGIDFRLTTKPDYKILIGGNISSTAFNQAYVGFEYHRIRHAANRYYTHLFLGPVSSAVMLGGRTDFFLWRPLFVDYSYNFTARNYKNGNFGNLTSVSNTESMKFLENFLSLGFGFPVTHRSAFVIRLNGGQERYYYSLDRASYKENYYEDLTTLNYISPKIELRRSSLDRMIFPHSGTSLSLSGIYLYGRDRFVPSPYSRDEQRLRKSKRDVSWWGARIVWNQYFQISGSKWFSLGYGAEAVVTTIPTLSNDKVTRMLMPAYRPTLHSQTVYMPEYRAKRYAAVSVMPTFDFSDRFFLRTGIYAMFAERFRPTDDRMRYIVDASLVYHTGIGPISLSLTKYNVKNWDNLFLTFNFGYAMFRPRGIHY, from the coding sequence ATGTTGCGCAAATCGCTCGCTTTTGTCGTCGTTGCACTCCTCCTCGCCGCGGGGGCGTCGGCCCAGAGCGTCGGGCTCGTGCTGAGCGGCGGAGGGGCGAAGGGACTCTACCATATCGGGGTGATCCAGGCGCTCGAAGAGAACGAGATTCCGATCGATTACGTCGCCGGAACCTCCATGGGTTCGATCATCGCGGCGCTCTACGCGGCGGGCTATTCGCCGGAGGAGATGCGCGCGATCGTCGATTCGGGGCAGGTTCGGGAGTGGGTTTCGGGCCGCATCGATTCGCGTTACGCCTCCTATTACCGCCAGATGCAGGATCAGCCCTCGATGCTTACGCTGCGGCTCAATCTGCGCGACGAGGAGAAGCGCAGCGATGCCAAGAACAAGTCGCGGCTGGTGCTGCCGAGCCATCTCATTTCGTCGTCGCAGATCGATCTGGCGCTCGCCGAACTGCTGACGCCGGCTTCGACGGCCTCCGGCGGCGATTTCGACCGGCTCATGGTGCCGTTCCGGTGCGTGGCCAGCGACCTGGTGGCGCGCAAACCCTATGTGCTCAAAACGGGCGACCTGGGCGAAGCGGTGCGTGCCTCGATGGCCATTCCGCTGGCGTTCAACCCGATCGAGAAGGATTCGATGCTGCTCTACGACGGCGGTATCTACGACAATTTTCCGTGGAAACCCCTCGACGAAACCTTCCGTCCCGACTACCTGATCGGCAGCAAATGCACGTCGGGCAACACCGAACCCAACGCCAAGAGCATCATGGACCAGGTGTGGATGCTCACCATGGAGAAGACCGATTACGACATGCCGGCCGGCCGCAGCACGCTTATTGAGCGGGCGGTCGACGTTTCGATGCTCGACTTTTCTCAGGCCGACGCCATTATCCAGTCGGGTTATGACGATACGATGGCGCTGATGGACTCGCTCAAAAGCGCCGTTCCGCGCCGCATGTCGCGGGGCGAGGCGCTGCGCCGCCGCGCCGCCTTCCGCGAACGCTGCCCCGAGCTGCTTTTCAACCGCTACGCGATCGAGGGGCTGAATCCCGCCCAGACGACCTACGTGCGCGACAACATGCAGCTCGACCACCAGCACGACGGCGAACCGAAGATCCTTTCGTTCGAGCGGGTGAAGGACAAATACTTCTCGGTGCTGGCCGACGGCAATTTCTCCACCGAATACCCCTACATGCGCTACGATCCGAAGTCGGGCTATTACGGCATCGATTTCCGGCTGACGACCAAGCCCGACTACAAAATCCTGATCGGCGGTAACATCTCGTCGACGGCCTTCAACCAGGCCTACGTCGGGTTCGAATACCACCGCATCCGCCATGCGGCCAACCGCTACTACACCCACCTGTTCCTCGGGCCGGTATCGTCGGCCGTCATGCTGGGCGGACGGACGGACTTCTTCCTCTGGCGGCCGCTGTTCGTCGATTATTCGTACAACTTCACGGCCCGCAACTACAAGAACGGCAATTTCGGCAACCTCACGTCGGTGTCGAACACCGAGTCGATGAAGTTTCTGGAAAACTTCCTCTCGCTGGGATTCGGCTTTCCGGTCACGCACCGCAGCGCCTTCGTGATCCGGCTCAACGGCGGACAGGAGCGCTACTATTACAGCCTCGACCGCGCCTCCTACAAGGAGAACTACTATGAGGATCTGACCACGCTCAACTACATTTCGCCGAAGATCGAGCTGCGGCGCAGTTCGCTGGACAGGATGATCTTCCCGCACTCCGGTACGTCGCTCTCGCTGTCGGGCATCTATCTCTACGGCCGCGACCGTTTCGTGCCGAGTCCCTATTCGCGCGACGAGCAGCGGCTGCGCAAGTCGAAGCGGGATGTCTCGTGGTGGGGCGCCCGCATCGTGTGGAACCAGTATTTCCAGATTTCGGGCAGCAAATGGTTTTCGCTGGGTTACGGCGCCGAGGCTGTCGTGACGACGATCCCCACGCTGAGCAACGACAAGGTGACGCGCATGCTGATGCCGGCCTACCGGCCTACGCTCCATTCGCAGACGGTCTACATGCCCGAATACCGCGCCAAGCGCTATGCGGCGGTCAGCGTGATGCCGACCTTCGATTTCAGCGACCGGTTCTTCCTGCGGACGGGCATCTACGCGATGTTCGCCGAGCGGTTCCGACCGACCGACGACAGGATGCGTTACATCGTCGACGCGTCGCTGGTCTATCATACGGGCATCGGCCCGATCAGCCTCTCGCTGACGAAGTACAACGTCAAGAACTGGGACAACCTCTTCCTGACCTTCAATTTCGGCTATGCGATGTTCCGTCCGCGCGGAATCCACTATTGA
- a CDS encoding HAD family hydrolase, with translation MTQEPKITAALIYDFDGTLAPGNMQEYDFIPAVGQSNREFWNDANSLAEEQDADMTLTYMAKMLEAARSRKLSLRREAFQESGRNIRLFPGVKEWFGRINAYAAARGVRVLHYINSSGLKEMIEGTPIASEFRKIYACSFLYDVDGIAYWPGVAVNYTNKTQFIFKINKGVESVSDCKLVNQYIEERERPVPFSRMIYVGDGTTDIPCMRLVKNFGGHSIAVYNPASAKVGRKDLASLIRDNRVNHVCAADYTEGSEIDRLVKLIIDKIAVDFELQQLEIPR, from the coding sequence ATGACACAAGAACCCAAAATCACGGCGGCGCTGATCTACGACTTCGACGGTACGCTGGCGCCCGGCAACATGCAGGAGTACGATTTCATTCCCGCCGTCGGCCAGAGCAACAGGGAGTTCTGGAACGACGCCAATTCGCTGGCCGAGGAGCAGGACGCCGACATGACGCTTACCTACATGGCCAAGATGCTCGAAGCGGCGCGCTCGCGCAAACTGTCGCTGCGCCGCGAGGCGTTCCAGGAGTCGGGACGCAACATCCGGCTCTTTCCGGGCGTGAAGGAGTGGTTCGGCCGCATCAATGCCTATGCCGCCGCGCGGGGCGTGCGCGTGCTGCACTACATCAATTCGTCGGGCTTGAAGGAGATGATCGAGGGGACGCCCATCGCGTCCGAGTTCCGCAAGATCTACGCCTGCTCGTTCCTCTACGACGTCGACGGCATCGCCTACTGGCCCGGCGTGGCGGTCAACTATACCAATAAGACGCAGTTCATCTTCAAGATCAACAAGGGCGTCGAGTCGGTGTCGGACTGCAAGCTGGTCAATCAGTATATCGAGGAGCGCGAACGTCCCGTCCCTTTCAGCCGTATGATCTACGTGGGCGACGGGACGACCGACATTCCCTGTATGCGGCTGGTGAAGAACTTCGGTGGGCACTCGATCGCCGTCTACAACCCCGCGTCGGCGAAGGTGGGGCGCAAGGACCTGGCGTCGCTCATCCGCGACAACCGCGTCAACCACGTCTGTGCGGCCGATTATACCGAAGGGTCGGAGATCGACCGGCTGGTGAAACTCATCATCGACAAGATCGCGGTCGACTTCGAGCTGCAACAGCTCGAAATCCCGCGTTAA
- the pheS gene encoding phenylalanine--tRNA ligase subunit alpha — translation MIGKIEELLRRVEEFRPKTAAEVEEFRIKVLGKKGELNALMEEFKRVAPELKREVGQRLNALKQAATERVAALRAELQESRADDAEAIGDPTRPGSAEQLGSRHPISLVKNQIVEIFSRLGYTVADGPEIEDDWHVFSALNFPPEHPARDMQDTFFIEKNPDILLRTHTSSIQVRTMEHQRPPIRVICPGRVFRNEAISYRAHCIFHQIEGLYIDEGVSFADLKQSLLFFAKELFGEQTAIRMRPSYFPFTEPSAEVDVSCNLCGGKGCPVCKGTGWLEILGCGMVDPNVLEANGIDPKKYSGFAFGMGIERIAMLKYGVGDLRLYFENDVRFLRQFDTELD, via the coding sequence ATGATTGGCAAAATCGAAGAACTTCTGCGGCGTGTCGAAGAGTTCCGCCCCAAAACGGCGGCCGAAGTCGAAGAGTTCCGCATCAAGGTACTGGGGAAAAAGGGCGAACTGAACGCGCTGATGGAGGAGTTCAAGAGGGTGGCTCCCGAACTCAAACGCGAAGTGGGGCAGCGGCTCAACGCCCTGAAACAGGCCGCCACCGAGCGGGTCGCCGCCCTGCGCGCCGAATTGCAGGAGAGCAGGGCCGACGATGCCGAAGCCATCGGCGATCCGACCCGTCCCGGTTCGGCCGAGCAGCTCGGGTCGCGCCATCCGATTTCGCTGGTGAAGAACCAGATCGTCGAGATCTTCTCGCGGCTGGGCTATACGGTGGCCGACGGGCCCGAAATCGAGGACGACTGGCACGTCTTCTCGGCACTCAACTTCCCGCCCGAACATCCGGCGCGCGACATGCAGGACACCTTCTTCATCGAGAAGAACCCCGACATCCTGCTGCGCACCCACACCTCGTCGATCCAGGTGCGCACGATGGAGCACCAGCGCCCGCCGATCCGCGTCATCTGCCCCGGCCGCGTCTTCCGCAACGAGGCCATCTCCTACCGTGCCCACTGCATCTTCCACCAGATCGAAGGGCTTTACATCGACGAAGGGGTTTCGTTCGCCGACCTGAAACAATCGCTGCTGTTCTTCGCCAAAGAACTCTTCGGAGAACAGACGGCCATCCGGATGCGTCCGTCGTATTTCCCCTTCACCGAACCCTCGGCCGAGGTCGACGTCTCGTGCAACCTCTGCGGCGGCAAGGGCTGTCCGGTCTGCAAGGGCACGGGCTGGCTGGAGATTCTGGGCTGCGGCATGGTCGACCCCAACGTATTGGAGGCCAACGGCATCGATCCGAAGAAATATTCGGGCTTCGCCTTTGGCATGGGCATCGAACGTATCGCCATGCTCAAATACGGCGTGGGTGACCTGCGGCTCTATTTCGAAAACGACGTGCGCTTCCTCCGCCAGTTCGATACCGAGTTGGATTGA
- the rdgB gene encoding RdgB/HAM1 family non-canonical purine NTP pyrophosphatase: protein MKIVFATNNAHKLAEVQAVLGDAYELVTPRMCGVEEEIPENQPTLEGNASEKSHYLRARTGLDCFADDTGLEVEALDGAPGVHSARYASDGHDFAANNRLLLRNLEGVANRRARFRTVISLLVGDEEHLFEGVVEGRIVERESGAEGFGYDPLFVPDGCDRTFAEMSPDEKNAVSHRGRAVRKLAAFLRARGEK, encoded by the coding sequence ATGAAGATCGTATTCGCAACCAACAACGCCCACAAGCTCGCCGAGGTGCAGGCCGTGCTGGGCGACGCCTACGAACTGGTGACGCCGCGCATGTGCGGCGTGGAGGAGGAGATTCCCGAAAACCAGCCGACGCTCGAAGGCAATGCCTCCGAGAAGTCGCACTACCTGCGCGCCCGCACGGGGCTCGACTGCTTCGCCGACGATACGGGTCTCGAAGTCGAGGCGCTGGACGGCGCGCCGGGCGTCCATTCGGCGCGCTATGCCTCCGACGGCCACGACTTCGCGGCCAACAACCGCCTGCTGCTGCGCAACTTGGAGGGGGTGGCCAACCGCCGCGCACGCTTCCGCACGGTCATTTCGCTGCTTGTGGGCGACGAGGAGCACCTCTTCGAAGGGGTCGTCGAGGGGCGCATCGTCGAACGGGAGAGCGGAGCCGAGGGGTTCGGTTACGATCCGCTCTTCGTGCCCGACGGCTGCGACCGTACCTTCGCCGAGATGTCGCCCGACGAGAAGAACGCCGTGTCGCACCGCGGCCGCGCCGTGCGCAAACTGGCCGCCTTCCTGCGCGCCCGCGGCGAAAAGTGA